One window from the genome of Luteithermobacter gelatinilyticus encodes:
- the mutY gene encoding A/G-specific adenine glycosylase: protein MTTAEQDILLQHREDLADMLLDWYDTHARTLPWRISPEHRKGGLVPDPYEVWLSEIMLQQTTVATVIPYFTKFIEKWPTVKDLAQADLDDVLVEWAGLGYYARARNLHKCAQVIAYDLDGIFPTTEGDLRKLPGIGPYTAAAIAAIAFDEAATVVDGNVERVMARLFDVHTPLPDARPVLREFAEKLTPTHRPGDYAQAVMDLGATVCTPRALKCNGRCPWEAFCLAARTDSAEELPKKTRKAEKPTRRGFAFWGEFDGKLWLRRRPENGLLGGMMEVPTSDWIPSNSWDNFPPPRVPIIANWRELPGLVRHTFTHFHLELKVIRLELEEMINLQEGEWVPLDQLDKYALPTVMKKIIDHVREPVLDL from the coding sequence ATGACGACAGCAGAACAGGACATCTTATTACAACACCGCGAAGATCTCGCGGATATGCTGCTGGACTGGTACGACACTCACGCCCGGACCTTGCCCTGGCGCATCAGCCCCGAACATCGCAAAGGCGGCCTCGTGCCGGATCCCTATGAAGTCTGGCTCAGCGAAATCATGCTGCAACAGACCACCGTCGCAACGGTGATTCCCTATTTCACAAAATTTATCGAAAAATGGCCCACCGTTAAGGATCTGGCCCAGGCCGATCTGGATGATGTGCTGGTGGAATGGGCGGGACTGGGATATTACGCCCGGGCCCGAAACCTGCATAAATGCGCGCAGGTCATCGCCTATGACCTGGACGGTATCTTTCCCACCACAGAGGGCGACCTGCGCAAGCTGCCCGGTATCGGCCCCTATACCGCCGCCGCGATCGCTGCCATTGCCTTTGATGAGGCCGCCACAGTGGTAGACGGCAATGTGGAGCGGGTCATGGCCCGGCTGTTTGACGTGCACACCCCCCTGCCCGACGCCAGACCGGTTTTGAGAGAATTTGCCGAAAAGCTGACCCCCACACACAGACCGGGAGATTACGCCCAAGCGGTTATGGATCTGGGCGCGACTGTGTGTACGCCGCGGGCGCTCAAATGTAACGGGCGCTGCCCGTGGGAGGCATTCTGCCTCGCCGCCCGCACTGACAGCGCTGAAGAACTGCCCAAAAAGACACGCAAGGCGGAAAAACCCACCCGCCGGGGTTTTGCCTTCTGGGGGGAATTTGACGGCAAGCTGTGGCTGCGCCGCCGACCCGAAAATGGATTGCTCGGCGGGATGATGGAGGTGCCTACCAGCGACTGGATTCCCAGCAACAGCTGGGACAATTTTCCACCTCCCCGGGTGCCGATTATCGCCAACTGGCGGGAACTGCCGGGGCTGGTGCGCCACACCTTTACCCATTTTCACCTGGAACTGAAAGTGATCCGCCTTGAGCTTGAAGAAATGATCAATCTGCAGGAAGGGGAATGGGTGCCACTGGACCAGCTGGATAAATACGCCCTGCCTACGGTGATGAAAAAAATCATCGATCATGTACGCGAACCGGTGCTGGACCTGTGA
- a CDS encoding DUF721 domain-containing protein translates to MADAVELSSLRAFRRYGFARREIISRWSDIVGSVLAECSLPERLSPPRETPDGESRGGTLYVRVQGSFAAEIQHLEPLIIDRINSYYGYRAVDRLKLRQGPVPPRLRPASRREPELTESQKKFLEETLCRVKDNSLRQALYRLGASLFDPEKAEKPRPKRRFARRGKGALPPD, encoded by the coding sequence GTGGCCGATGCGGTAGAATTGTCCAGCCTCAGAGCGTTCCGGCGTTACGGTTTTGCCCGGCGGGAAATCATTTCCCGATGGAGCGATATTGTGGGTTCCGTGCTTGCGGAGTGCAGCCTGCCAGAGCGGCTGAGCCCGCCGCGGGAAACGCCTGACGGCGAAAGCCGGGGGGGGACGCTCTATGTCCGGGTGCAGGGCAGCTTTGCCGCAGAAATACAGCATCTGGAGCCTTTGATTATTGACAGAATCAACAGCTATTACGGGTATCGGGCCGTGGACAGGCTGAAACTGCGGCAGGGGCCGGTACCGCCCCGGTTGCGGCCGGCGTCACGCCGGGAACCGGAGTTGACCGAGTCTCAGAAAAAATTTTTGGAAGAGACACTGTGCAGGGTCAAGGACAATAGCTTGCGGCAGGCACTCTATCGTCTCGGGGCCTCGCTCTTCGATCCGGAAAAAGCAGAAAAACCAAGACCTAAGCGTCGCTTTGCCCGGCGCGGCAAGGGGGCGCTGCCGCCGGATTAG
- a CDS encoding DsbA family protein, with the protein MTKQLNTRKKLFSIFVLAVFFSGGCLMGVTAMAAASEPEGSAQKVASAPAAGDQKPVQTTAAQDKPFLDYDVVMGDPEAPIEIIEYASTTCPHCADFHENVLPQLKEKYIETGKAKLIYRHFMLNAIDLDVSIISRCATEDKYYPLLGLIFKRQSAWFQPQEYRKLADQYGKETGYRMFSEFTRNEVAKIARMAGISKSRMEQCLTDSRIRDYLIDVYQEGAKTYQITGTPSFVINGEKFEGRPDFESLDKALQKLN; encoded by the coding sequence ATGACTAAACAACTAAATACGCGAAAAAAACTGTTTTCTATTTTTGTTCTGGCGGTCTTCTTTTCGGGCGGCTGCCTGATGGGGGTCACGGCCATGGCTGCGGCGTCGGAGCCAGAAGGAAGTGCGCAAAAAGTTGCTTCCGCACCGGCTGCAGGCGACCAGAAGCCGGTACAGACCACTGCGGCTCAGGACAAACCCTTTCTGGATTATGATGTGGTGATGGGGGACCCGGAGGCCCCGATCGAAATCATCGAATATGCCTCCACCACCTGCCCGCACTGTGCGGACTTTCATGAGAATGTGTTGCCGCAACTGAAAGAAAAATATATCGAAACAGGCAAAGCCAAACTCATTTACCGGCATTTTATGCTGAACGCCATTGATCTTGATGTGTCGATCATTTCCCGCTGTGCGACAGAAGATAAATATTACCCGCTGTTAGGGCTGATTTTTAAACGCCAGTCGGCCTGGTTCCAGCCCCAGGAATATCGGAAACTTGCAGATCAGTATGGTAAAGAGACTGGCTATCGGATGTTTTCCGAATTTACCCGTAACGAAGTGGCGAAAATTGCCCGCATGGCCGGGATCAGCAAAAGCCGCATGGAACAGTGTCTGACCGATTCCCGGATTCGGGATTATCTGATTGACGTGTATCAGGAAGGCGCCAAGACCTATCAGATTACGGGAACGCCATCATTTGTAATCAATGGCGAAAAGTTTGAGGGACGCCCCGATTTTGAGTCCCTTGATAAGGCCCTGCAAAAACTGAACTGA